The Streptomyces sp. NBC_00162 sequence GTGGAGCCTTATCTGCCGATCGCCGTGGTGGCGGCGCTGGACGCGGTGTTCGGGGGCTTGCGCGCCATGCTGGACGGCATCTTCGTGGACAAGGTCTTCGTGGTGTCGTTCCTGTCGAACGTGGTCGTGGCCGCGCTGATCGTCTTCCTCGGCGACAAGCTGGGAGTCGGCTCGCAGCTGTCCACGGGCGTGGTCGTGGTCCTCGGCATTCGCATCTTCTCCAATGCCGCGGCCATTCGCCGGCACGTGTTCCGGGCGTGAGGCCGATGAGTACGAACGACACTCCGCCGGAGCGGTCCGAGGGGCCGACGGGGCCCGAGGGCTCCGGGACTCCCGTTCCGCCCAGCGCGCCCGCGTCGCCCGAGCCGGTGGCTCCGCCCGAGCCAGTGGCTCCGCCCGAGGAGACGGGCCGGCAGCGGCTCGCGGCCGGGCTGTGGCCGCCGCGGGTGAGCC is a genomic window containing:
- a CDS encoding small basic family protein, encoding MIAVLGLLAGVVVGLLVRPEVPAVVEPYLPIAVVAALDAVFGGLRAMLDGIFVDKVFVVSFLSNVVVAALIVFLGDKLGVGSQLSTGVVVVLGIRIFSNAAAIRRHVFRA